The Setaria viridis chromosome 6, Setaria_viridis_v4.0, whole genome shotgun sequence genome includes the window CCACCCCTCCATTGGAACAACCGGGATTGAGGGGGACTTctttgataccttcggtgggctcgaaggaggttcctgactgcttggcgtcgggcCGGTCCTCAACTGTTTCCTCAAGCTGGGCCACCATGTCGCCCGAGACGGTGACAGCCGCgacgtactcgcagcactcgacgtcgcactcgtaagccttctggaaggtcgtgccgacggtgatgactcCGTTGGGtcctggcagcttgagcttgaggtaggtgtagttggggattgccatgaacttcgcatAGCATGGGcggcccaagatggcgtggtaggttccgcgaaagcccaccacctcgaaggtgaggacctccttcctgtagttggaaggggtcccaaacgtgacgggcaggtcgatctgcccgaggggcgttgcctgcttccctggcacgacgccatggaagggagccttgctaggacggagacgggagcggtcgatccccatggcgtcgagggtctcagcgtagaggaggttgaggccgctgcccccatccatgagtaccttggtgagacgcgtagtgccgacgatggggtcgacgactaGTGGGTAGCGCCCCGGGTGCCGGACGCGTCCggggtggtcggaccggtcgaaTGTGATGGCCGGCgcggaccagtcgaggaaggccggggTCGCGGGCTTAGCCGCATAGatctcccggcgctccagcttctattggcgcttggtgtcgtacgcTGCGGAccccccgaagatcatgaagcagccgtccaccttaggaaagccgtcttccttctcctcgtcacCCTTCCTTTCCtcgtcgggcttccgcttccggtcacccttcaccggattgcccacgaagaacctcttcatgaggttgcagtctttgtaggtgt containing:
- the LOC117860605 gene encoding uncharacterized protein translates to MDGGSGLNLLYAETLDAMGIDRSRLRPSKAPFHGVVPGKQATPLGQIDLPVTFGTPSNYRKEVLTFEVVGFRGTYHAILGRPCYAKFMAIPNYTYLKLKLPGPNGVITVGTTFQKAYECDVECCEYVAAVTVSGDMVAQLEETVEDRPDAKQSGTSFEPTEGIKEVPLNPGCSNGGVVRISAALSPK